The Gemmatimonadota bacterium genome has a window encoding:
- a CDS encoding glycoside hydrolase produces the protein MQTPFPAKLPLEKPDRELSASMERMYDIWNPHEDRGNEFFSNFKYSPLEGFSREPNVSRRDPSKVLRIDGTYYVWYTCRRTKGPPVGHENATDEIPSVDWDLADIWYATSEDGFHWKEQGPAATRLPKGEFGWRSNCTPDILVWKNKYYLYHQAYSEVIQGGDSCPVTIAIADSPHGPWTRLGRPIVEPGGPDDWDCNCIHDPFPLIYKGKIHMYYKGSPGQKRGGANIIRAQGVAIADHPEGPYQKSPLNPVLNSGHETCLWPYKEGIAAIVSLDGPEKNTVQYAPDGLHFEMKSLLQVPPVAPGPFVPDAFADNGDGRGITWGLCHINPDGGGSMSESVLARFDCDLSRDTDRPLFKNNNLRFDEPTYFQRVLKLPEYLQKQILKEQNDTDQNTIGTFKEPS, from the coding sequence ATGCAAACGCCCTTTCCCGCTAAACTGCCACTTGAAAAACCAGACCGCGAACTCAGCGCCTCGATGGAGCGCATGTACGATATATGGAACCCCCATGAAGATCGCGGCAATGAATTCTTCAGCAACTTCAAATACTCCCCCCTCGAAGGGTTCTCACGAGAACCCAACGTCTCTCGCCGCGACCCATCCAAAGTCCTCCGCATCGACGGCACTTATTACGTCTGGTACACATGCCGGCGCACAAAAGGTCCCCCCGTCGGACACGAAAACGCCACCGACGAAATCCCCTCTGTCGATTGGGACCTCGCAGACATCTGGTATGCCACCAGCGAAGACGGCTTTCACTGGAAAGAACAGGGACCAGCCGCCACGCGCCTACCAAAAGGCGAATTTGGCTGGCGCTCAAACTGCACCCCCGACATCCTCGTCTGGAAAAACAAATACTACCTCTACCACCAGGCATACAGCGAAGTCATTCAAGGCGGCGACTCGTGCCCCGTCACCATCGCCATCGCCGACTCTCCCCATGGACCCTGGACGCGACTGGGTAGGCCGATCGTAGAACCCGGCGGACCCGACGACTGGGACTGCAACTGCATACACGACCCCTTCCCCCTCATCTACAAAGGCAAAATCCACATGTATTACAAAGGCTCGCCCGGTCAAAAACGCGGCGGCGCAAACATCATCCGCGCTCAGGGCGTTGCCATAGCCGATCACCCGGAAGGACCATACCAAAAATCACCGCTAAATCCCGTCCTCAACTCCGGCCACGAAACCTGCCTCTGGCCCTACAAAGAGGGCATCGCCGCAATCGTCAGCCTGGACGGACCCGAAAAAAACACCGTACAATACGCGCCAGACGGCCTCCATTTTGAAATGAAATCCCTGCTCCAAGTACCCCCCGTCGCACCCGGACCCTTTGTACCCGACGCATTTGCCGACAACGGCGACGGCCGCGGCATCACCTGGGGACTCTGCCACATCAACCCGGACGGCGGGGGCAGCATGAGCGAATCCGTCCTCGCCCGATTCGACTGCGACCTCAGCCGCGACACAGACCGCCCCCTATTCAAAAACAACAACCTGCGCTTTGACGAACCCACCTACTTCCAGCGCGTCCTAAAACTGCCCGAATACCTCCAAAAGCAAATCCTCAAAGAACAGAATGACACCGATCAAAACACCATCGGAACCTTCAAGGAGCCATCATGA